The proteins below are encoded in one region of Thermodesulfovibrionales bacterium:
- a CDS encoding IMP dehydrogenase gives MPEEKIPVGLTFDDVLLLPSKSDILPKDADITTLLTKSIEINIPLISSAMDTVTEAAMGIAIAREGGIGIIHRAMSPQRQAIEVDKVKKSESGMIIDPITIDPGAPISEALKLMEKYRISGVPVTVNDKLVGILTNRDLRFETKLTKKVSEVMTKEDLITAPEKTGLDRAKELLHKYKIEKLPIVDKEFNLKGLITIKDIE, from the coding sequence ATGCCGGAAGAGAAGATTCCCGTGGGACTAACCTTCGATGATGTCCTGCTCCTGCCGTCCAAATCAGATATCCTGCCGAAAGACGCTGATATCACGACGCTCCTGACGAAATCGATCGAAATCAACATTCCGCTCATCAGTTCGGCCATGGATACAGTCACCGAGGCTGCCATGGGTATCGCGATAGCGCGGGAAGGTGGAATCGGCATTATCCACAGGGCGATGTCCCCCCAGCGACAGGCCATAGAAGTCGATAAGGTCAAGAAATCGGAAAGCGGCATGATCATCGATCCCATTACCATCGACCCCGGAGCCCCCATATCAGAAGCTCTGAAGCTCATGGAAAAGTACAGGATTTCAGGCGTTCCCGTCACCGTAAACGACAAACTTGTGGGGATTCTTACGAACAGAGACCTGAGGTTCGAAACGAAGCTCACGAAAAAAGTTTCGGAGGTGATGACAAAGGAAGACCTCATCACGGCTCCCGAAAAGACCGGCCTGGACAGGGCAAAGGAATTACTCCACAAATACAAGATAGAGAAACTTCCCATTGTCGATAAGGAATTCAACCTGAAAGGCCTCATAACCATTAAGGATATCGAAAA